A window of the Eleutherodactylus coqui strain aEleCoq1 chromosome 8, aEleCoq1.hap1, whole genome shotgun sequence genome harbors these coding sequences:
- the LOC136577898 gene encoding gamma-crystallin-3-like encodes ILISQIIFYEDRNFQGRSHECNSECPDLSSYFRSCNSIRVESGNWILYEHPNYRGHQYFLHRGEYPDFQQWMGYNDSIRSCRVSPRHQGSFRIRIYEKEDFSGQMMEFNEDCPHVYERFRYNDIHSCQVNDGYWMFYDEPNYRGRQYYLRPGEYRRFSDWGAMSPRIGSFRRVHHVY; translated from the exons ATTCTTATTTCACAGATTATCTTCTACGAGGACAGGAACTTCCAGGGTCGCTCTCATGAGTGTAACTCTGAATGCCCAGACTTGTCTTCATACTTCAGAAGCTGTAACTCCATCCGTGTAGAAAGTGGAAACTGGATCTTGTATGAACACCCCAACTACAGAGGACACCAGTACTTTCTTCATAGAGGAGAGTATCCTGACTTCCAACAATGGATGGGCTATAATGACTCAATTAGGTCTTGTCGCGTAAGCCCTCGG CATCAGGGATCATTTAGAATCAGGATCTATGAGAAGGAAGACTTCAGCGGACAGATGATGGAGTTCAATGAAGATTGCCCTCATGTCTATGAGAGATTCCGCTACAATGACATCCACTCTTGTCAAGTAAATGACGGATACTGGATGTTCTATGATGAACCCAATTATAGAGGACGTCAATATTACCTGAGACCAGGAGAGTACAGGAGATTCAGCGACTGGGGAGCCATGAGCCCCAGAATTGGTTCCTTCAGACGTGTCCATCATGTCTATTAA
- the LOC136577542 gene encoding gamma-crystallin-3-like isoform X2 encodes MSKIIFYEDRNFQGRSHECNSECSDLSSYFRRCNSIRVHSGNWILYEHSNYRGHQYFLHRGEYPDFQQWMGYNDSIRSCRISPQHQGSFRIRIYEKENFRGQMMEFSEDCPHVFDRFRYNDIHSCHVHDGYWMFYDEPNYRGRQYYLRPGEYRRFSDWGSSNPRISSFRRVHHFY; translated from the exons atgtcaaaa ATTATCTTCTACGAGGACAGGAATTTCCAGGGTCGCTCTCATGAGTGTAACTCTGAATGCTCAGACTTGTCTTCATACTTCAGACGCTGTAACTCCATCCGTGTACATAGTGGAAACTGGATCCTATATGAACACTCTAATTACAGAGGACACCAGTACTTTCTCCATAGAGGAGAGTATCCTGACTTCCAACAATGGATGGGCTATAATGACTCCATTAGGTCTTGTCGCATAAGTCCTCAG CACCAGGGATCATTCAGAATCAGAATCTATGAAAAAGAAAATTTCAGAGGTCAGATGATGGAATTCAGTGAAGATTGTCCTCATGTCTTCGATAGATTCCGCTACAATGACATCCACTCTTGCCATGTGCATGATGGATATTGGATGTTTTATGATGAACCCAATTATAGAGGACGTCAGTATTACCTGAGACCAGGAGAGTACAGGAGATTCAGCGACTGGGGATCCTCCAACCCCAGAATTAGTTCCTTCAGGCGTGTCCATCATTTCTATTAA
- the LOC136577542 gene encoding gamma-crystallin-3-like isoform X1, which translates to MGKIIFYEDRNFQGRSHECNSECSDLSSYFRRCNSIRVHSGNWILYEHSNYRGHQYFLHRGEYPDFQQWMGYNDSIRSCRISPQHQGSFRIRIYEKENFRGQMMEFSEDCPHVFDRFRYNDIHSCHVHDGYWMFYDEPNYRGRQYYLRPGEYRRFSDWGSSNPRISSFRRVHHFY; encoded by the exons ATGGGAAAG ATTATCTTCTACGAGGACAGGAATTTCCAGGGTCGCTCTCATGAGTGTAACTCTGAATGCTCAGACTTGTCTTCATACTTCAGACGCTGTAACTCCATCCGTGTACATAGTGGAAACTGGATCCTATATGAACACTCTAATTACAGAGGACACCAGTACTTTCTCCATAGAGGAGAGTATCCTGACTTCCAACAATGGATGGGCTATAATGACTCCATTAGGTCTTGTCGCATAAGTCCTCAG CACCAGGGATCATTCAGAATCAGAATCTATGAAAAAGAAAATTTCAGAGGTCAGATGATGGAATTCAGTGAAGATTGTCCTCATGTCTTCGATAGATTCCGCTACAATGACATCCACTCTTGCCATGTGCATGATGGATATTGGATGTTTTATGATGAACCCAATTATAGAGGACGTCAGTATTACCTGAGACCAGGAGAGTACAGGAGATTCAGCGACTGGGGATCCTCCAACCCCAGAATTAGTTCCTTCAGGCGTGTCCATCATTTCTATTAA